A genomic region of Alistipes megaguti contains the following coding sequences:
- a CDS encoding DUF5106 domain-containing protein translates to MKRLSILLLCMLVVMTSCGRRRKAPASDAAAPQPAVFLPAIPPSRLSAAEQQEWLRWHYWDRFNFSDTLFLTRVDSSQLFEAYARYVVLLGGRPTDGAPMDSLMRRASTSRRMLDYFSKMAEVVLHDPNSPLRNDEFYIPVLEAQLRAPWYDEYERIAPQYDLQIARQNRLGQPANDFRYTLASGRSGTLYGLDAEYVLLFINNPGCAMCREIREAISSSPMLTEMIEHGRLQVLAIYPDEDLSEWRAYRDEMPASWINAYDKGCVIRNELLYDLHAIPALYLLDRNKRVLVKDSVDVAQIEEVIDRRG, encoded by the coding sequence ATGAAACGACTCTCGATCCTTCTGTTGTGCATGCTGGTGGTGATGACCTCATGCGGACGCCGCCGCAAGGCGCCCGCTTCCGATGCCGCGGCCCCGCAACCGGCCGTCTTCCTGCCGGCCATTCCGCCTTCGCGCCTTTCGGCGGCCGAACAGCAGGAGTGGCTCCGCTGGCACTATTGGGACCGCTTCAACTTCTCCGATACGCTCTTCCTGACCCGGGTCGACTCGTCGCAGCTCTTTGAGGCCTATGCCCGCTATGTCGTTCTGCTCGGCGGCCGCCCGACGGACGGCGCTCCGATGGATTCGCTCATGCGGCGTGCCTCGACCTCGCGGCGGATGCTCGACTACTTTTCGAAGATGGCCGAGGTGGTGCTGCACGACCCCAACTCGCCGCTGCGCAACGACGAATTCTATATCCCGGTGCTCGAGGCGCAGCTGCGCGCTCCGTGGTACGACGAGTACGAGCGCATCGCCCCGCAGTATGATCTGCAGATCGCCCGGCAGAACCGCCTCGGTCAGCCGGCCAACGACTTCCGCTATACGCTGGCTTCGGGACGCAGCGGCACGCTCTACGGACTGGATGCCGAGTATGTGCTGCTGTTCATCAACAATCCGGGGTGTGCCATGTGCCGCGAAATCCGCGAAGCGATCTCTTCGTCGCCGATGCTCACGGAGATGATCGAACACGGCCGGCTTCAGGTGCTGGCCATCTATCCCGACGAGGATCTCTCGGAGTGGCGCGCCTATCGCGATGAGATGCCCGCGTCGTGGATCAATGCCTACGACAAGGGATGCGTGATCCGCAATGAACTGCTCTACGACCTGCACGCCATTCCGGCGCTCTACCTTCTGGACCGCAACAAACGGGTGCTGGTCAAGGATTCCGTGGATGTGGCGCAGATCGAGGAGGTGATCGACCGCCGGGGCTGA
- a CDS encoding SLOG family protein: MILNPRTCVAFTGHRTYRDEARELLLPTLEALYERGFRTFLSGMAVGFDLAAAEAVLLLRQRHAEVRLVAVVPFRHQAARFPAAQRLRYERILAAADSIEVLSEEYHRGCYARRNDFLVAHAQVVVAWYDGLPEGGTYYTVERARTRLREVINLHPAAPFHPLSPAPELF; the protein is encoded by the coding sequence ATGATCCTCAATCCGCGCACCTGTGTCGCCTTCACCGGCCATCGCACCTATCGTGACGAAGCTCGCGAGCTGTTGCTCCCGACTCTCGAGGCGCTTTACGAACGTGGCTTCCGGACTTTTCTGAGCGGTATGGCCGTCGGGTTCGACCTCGCGGCGGCCGAGGCGGTTCTGCTCCTGCGGCAGCGGCATGCGGAGGTCCGGCTCGTTGCCGTCGTTCCGTTCCGCCATCAGGCGGCCCGCTTCCCAGCGGCCCAGCGCCTTCGCTACGAGCGGATTCTGGCCGCGGCCGACAGCATCGAGGTCCTTTCCGAGGAGTACCACCGCGGCTGTTATGCCCGGCGCAACGACTTTCTGGTCGCCCATGCACAGGTCGTCGTGGCCTGGTACGACGGTTTGCCCGAAGGCGGGACATACTACACCGTCGAAAGGGCCCGGACACGTCTCCGCGAGGTGATCAATCTTCATCCTGCAGCCCCCTTTCACCCGCTGAGCCCTGCGCCGGAACTCTTCTGA
- a CDS encoding NADH peroxidase, which translates to MAKKWRCTVCGYIHEGPEAPEQCPMCKAGKDKFVEVVESDSKMEFVTEHKIGDGKGASKELWEGLQNHFMGECTEVGMYLAMSRQADREGYPEIAEAYKRYAWEEAEHASKFAELIGEVVWDTKTNLEKRMEAECGACEDKMRLARLAKQENLDAVHDTVHEMAKDEARHGKGFEGLYKRYFGK; encoded by the coding sequence ATGGCAAAGAAATGGCGTTGTACCGTATGCGGGTACATTCACGAAGGTCCCGAGGCACCCGAGCAGTGCCCGATGTGCAAGGCAGGTAAGGACAAGTTCGTAGAGGTTGTTGAGTCGGACTCGAAGATGGAGTTCGTAACCGAGCACAAGATCGGTGACGGCAAGGGCGCCAGCAAGGAGCTCTGGGAGGGTCTGCAGAACCACTTCATGGGCGAGTGCACCGAGGTGGGCATGTATCTGGCCATGAGCCGTCAGGCCGATCGCGAGGGCTATCCCGAGATCGCCGAGGCTTACAAGCGCTACGCCTGGGAAGAGGCCGAGCACGCTTCGAAGTTCGCCGAGCTGATCGGTGAGGTGGTTTGGGATACGAAGACCAACCTCGAGAAGCGTATGGAGGCCGAGTGCGGCGCCTGCGAGGACAAGATGCGTCTGGCTCGTCTGGCCAAGCAGGAGAACCTCGATGCCGTTCACGATACGGTTCACGAGATGGCCAAGGACGAGGCTCGTCACGGCAAGGGCTTCGAAGGACTCTACAAGCGTTACTTCGGCAAATAG
- a CDS encoding HAD family phosphatase, producing METIENVVFDLGGVLVDLDIDRCRASFRRLGMDAVAELINPYYPAEMIGQLEHGLISFHEMCDRMRQLAATPAVTDEAIGRAYGDFLTGVPVAKMRQIEQLRRRGIRTYVLSNNNPSSMRFIREMFTADGKCMEDYFDRIYLSYEMRELKPSETIFRKMIADSGMVPERTLFIDDGQKNVDAAQALGFTVYKPVPGEDFGHLLDSIGRP from the coding sequence ATGGAAACTATCGAAAATGTCGTCTTCGACCTCGGAGGCGTGCTGGTCGATCTGGATATCGACCGCTGCCGGGCCTCGTTCCGGCGCCTTGGCATGGATGCCGTGGCCGAACTGATCAACCCCTACTACCCGGCCGAGATGATCGGGCAATTGGAACACGGACTGATCTCGTTCCACGAGATGTGCGACCGCATGCGGCAGTTGGCCGCGACGCCCGCGGTGACGGACGAAGCGATCGGCCGTGCCTACGGCGACTTCCTGACGGGGGTTCCGGTCGCAAAGATGCGGCAGATCGAGCAGCTGCGTCGGCGCGGCATCCGCACCTACGTCCTCTCGAACAACAACCCCTCGTCGATGCGCTTCATCCGCGAGATGTTCACGGCCGACGGCAAGTGCATGGAGGATTACTTCGACCGGATCTACCTTTCGTACGAGATGCGCGAGCTGAAGCCCTCGGAGACGATCTTCCGCAAGATGATTGCCGACAGCGGCATGGTGCCCGAGCGGACGCTCTTCATCGACGACGGGCAGAAGAACGTCGATGCGGCGCAGGCGTTAGGTTTCACCGTCTATAAGCCCGTCCCGGGCGAGGATTTCGGCCACCTGCTCGACAGCATCGGGAGGCCGTAA
- the gadC gene encoding putative glutamine/gamma-aminobutyrate antiporter GadC yields MDVKKTTTSTGFKLSVMTLAIMNVTAVVSLRGLPAEAVYGPSSAFYYLFAAIVFLIPTAMVAAELAAMFSDKQGGVFRWVGEAFGARTGFLAIWLQWIESTIWYPTVLTFGAVTIAFIGTNEPHDMSLASNKVFTLCMVMAIYWIATFIALKGLDWVGKISKWGGMIGTIIPAGLLIVLGVVYIASGGHNNMDMSQGFFPDLSKFDNLVLASSIFLFYAGMEMMGIHVMDVKNPSKNYPRAIIIGSLATVAIFVLGTFSLGFIIPAKDISLTQSLLIGFDNYFKYLHLSWAGPIIAIALMFGVLAGVLTWVAGPSKGIFAVGKAGYLPPFFQKTNRAGVQRNILLIQGAIVTLLALLFVVMPSVQSFYQILSQLTVLLYLIMYMLMFSAAIVLRYKMKQAQRPFRLGRSGNGLMWLIGLVGFFGSLLAFVLSFVPPSQISTGSNTVWYSVLVIGCLVVVAIPFVIYAMRKPSWRDPQAAAEFAPFHWEQPAPKAFPASDKTPTDKNNRQ; encoded by the coding sequence ATGGATGTAAAGAAAACTACCACTTCCACGGGCTTCAAGCTGAGCGTCATGACCCTGGCGATCATGAACGTGACGGCCGTGGTGAGCCTTCGCGGGCTACCGGCCGAGGCGGTCTACGGACCCTCGTCGGCCTTCTACTACCTCTTTGCCGCGATCGTCTTCCTGATCCCCACGGCAATGGTTGCCGCCGAACTGGCCGCCATGTTCTCCGACAAGCAGGGAGGCGTCTTCCGCTGGGTGGGCGAGGCGTTCGGGGCCCGCACGGGCTTCCTGGCCATCTGGCTGCAGTGGATCGAATCGACGATCTGGTACCCCACGGTGCTCACCTTCGGCGCCGTGACCATCGCCTTCATCGGCACGAACGAGCCCCACGACATGTCGCTCGCCTCGAACAAGGTCTTCACCCTCTGCATGGTGATGGCCATCTACTGGATCGCCACCTTCATCGCCCTGAAGGGCCTCGACTGGGTGGGCAAGATCAGCAAATGGGGCGGCATGATCGGAACGATCATTCCGGCCGGACTGCTCATCGTCCTGGGCGTGGTCTACATCGCCTCCGGGGGCCACAACAACATGGACATGTCGCAGGGTTTCTTCCCCGACCTGTCGAAATTCGACAACCTGGTGCTGGCCAGCAGCATCTTCCTCTTCTACGCCGGCATGGAGATGATGGGCATCCACGTCATGGATGTCAAGAATCCATCGAAGAACTATCCGCGGGCGATCATCATCGGCTCGCTCGCCACGGTGGCCATCTTCGTGCTGGGGACCTTCTCGCTGGGCTTCATCATCCCGGCCAAGGACATCAGCCTCACACAGTCGCTGCTCATCGGCTTCGACAACTACTTCAAGTATCTGCACCTGTCGTGGGCCGGTCCGATCATCGCCATTGCCCTGATGTTCGGCGTACTGGCCGGCGTGCTGACCTGGGTGGCCGGCCCCTCGAAGGGTATCTTCGCCGTCGGCAAGGCGGGCTACCTGCCCCCCTTCTTCCAGAAGACCAACCGCGCCGGCGTACAGCGCAACATCCTGCTCATCCAGGGCGCCATCGTCACGCTGCTGGCCCTTCTGTTCGTGGTGATGCCCTCCGTGCAGTCGTTCTACCAGATCCTCTCGCAGCTCACCGTGCTGCTCTACCTGATCATGTACATGCTGATGTTCTCGGCGGCCATCGTTCTGCGCTACAAGATGAAGCAGGCCCAGCGCCCCTTCCGCCTGGGCCGCAGCGGGAACGGCCTGATGTGGCTCATCGGACTGGTCGGCTTCTTCGGTTCGCTGCTGGCCTTCGTGCTGAGCTTCGTACCGCCCAGCCAGATCTCCACGGGCAGCAATACGGTGTGGTATTCGGTGCTGGTCATCGGCTGTCTGGTCGTCGTGGCCATTCCGTTCGTCATCTACGCAATGCGCAAACCTTCGTGGCGTGATCCGCAGGCCGCCGCCGAGTTCGCCCCCTTCCACTGGGAGCAGCCCGCCCCGAAGGCTTTCCCCGCTTCGGACAAGACTCCAACCGATAAAAACAACCGACAATAA
- a CDS encoding 6-phosphofructokinase produces the protein MKEAIAILTGGGPAPGMNTVVGSVAKTFLRKGYRVIGLHEGYTGLFNPSPRTVDIDYPMADGIFNQGGSFLQMSRFKPTDADFENNFNLKFFTDNNIKLLVTVGGDDTASTANRIAKFLEAKKYPIANIHVPKTIDNDLPLPKGTPTFGYESAKDKGAVIARAVYVDARTSGNWFVLAAMGRSAGHLAFGIGEACHYPMIVIPEMFDKTEITVEKIVNLVISSIIKRKIMGMDYGAAVISEGVFHALSDEEIRKSGVHFTYDEHGHPELGKVSKAHIFNEMIEKKLKELGIKVKSRPVELGYEIRCQTPIAYDLTYCSELGIGVHKLFSEGKTGCMVYVDSEGNVSPLYLKDLQDPTTGKIPPRLVDIKSDRFTSVVENILNAITPADYEAAKKYVANPEEYDFHKILNWN, from the coding sequence ATGAAAGAAGCTATCGCAATTCTCACCGGTGGAGGTCCCGCTCCCGGCATGAACACCGTCGTCGGCAGCGTCGCCAAGACCTTCCTGCGCAAGGGTTACCGTGTCATCGGTCTCCACGAAGGTTACACCGGCCTGTTCAACCCCTCGCCCCGCACGGTCGATATCGACTACCCGATGGCCGACGGCATCTTCAACCAGGGCGGTTCGTTCCTGCAGATGAGCCGCTTCAAACCCACCGATGCCGATTTCGAAAACAACTTCAACCTCAAGTTCTTCACCGACAACAACATCAAATTGCTTGTAACGGTCGGTGGCGATGACACCGCATCGACGGCCAACCGCATCGCCAAGTTCCTCGAGGCCAAGAAGTACCCCATCGCCAACATCCACGTTCCGAAGACCATCGACAACGACCTCCCGCTGCCGAAGGGGACCCCGACGTTCGGTTACGAGTCGGCCAAGGACAAGGGCGCCGTCATCGCCCGCGCCGTCTACGTCGACGCCCGCACCAGCGGCAACTGGTTCGTACTGGCTGCCATGGGCCGCTCGGCCGGCCACCTGGCATTCGGTATCGGCGAGGCCTGCCACTACCCGATGATCGTCATCCCCGAGATGTTCGACAAGACCGAAATCACCGTCGAGAAGATCGTCAACCTCGTCATCTCGTCGATCATCAAGCGTAAGATCATGGGCATGGACTACGGTGCCGCCGTCATCTCCGAGGGTGTCTTCCACGCCCTGTCGGACGAGGAGATCCGCAAGAGCGGCGTTCACTTCACCTACGACGAGCACGGACACCCCGAGCTGGGCAAGGTTTCGAAGGCCCACATCTTCAACGAGATGATCGAGAAGAAGCTCAAGGAGCTCGGCATCAAGGTCAAGAGCCGTCCCGTGGAGCTCGGCTACGAGATCCGCTGCCAGACCCCGATCGCCTACGACCTGACCTACTGCTCGGAACTGGGTATCGGCGTGCACAAGCTCTTCTCCGAGGGCAAGACCGGCTGCATGGTCTATGTCGACTCGGAGGGCAACGTTTCGCCGCTCTACCTGAAGGATCTGCAGGATCCCACCACGGGCAAGATTCCGCCCCGTCTGGTCGACATCAAGTCGGACCGCTTCACGTCGGTGGTCGAGAATATCCTCAACGCCATCACGCCGGCCGACTACGAAGCCGCTAAGAAATATGTGGCCAATCCCGAGGAGTACGACTTCCACAAGATCCTGAACTGGAACTAG
- a CDS encoding SDR family oxidoreductase has translation MKRTNEIPAGAETGRVAKAGYSEAACGSEAQPRRRMRRGEVRPGTCWALVSGAGSGIGRCYARRLAALGYNLVLVGNRREPLEEVRNELAARCEGRDLRIIECDLAREEAARELFDRTQAEGLPIDVLINNAGMFSFLDILRTPEERIRHIILLHDLTNTLLCRLYASEMARRGHGGYILNMSSYSQWMPWPGLALYSASKAYLRSFSVAFAREVREQGIRVTAVSPAGVATDLYGLTPRWQRIGLRIGVLISADRCARAGLRALWRGRRSIVPDWWNRLWIPLCKMLPMWALRPVRRFTMKFQK, from the coding sequence ATGAAGCGCACGAACGAAATACCGGCCGGTGCGGAGACCGGAAGAGTCGCAAAAGCGGGGTACAGTGAGGCGGCATGCGGCAGTGAGGCGCAGCCCCGGCGTCGGATGCGGCGCGGAGAGGTACGGCCCGGCACATGCTGGGCGCTGGTGAGCGGCGCCGGTTCGGGCATCGGGCGCTGTTATGCGCGTCGGCTCGCGGCGCTGGGTTACAACCTCGTCCTGGTAGGCAACCGCCGCGAACCGCTCGAGGAGGTCCGCAACGAACTGGCGGCCCGCTGCGAGGGGCGCGACCTGCGGATCATCGAGTGCGACCTGGCCCGCGAGGAGGCGGCCCGCGAGCTGTTCGACCGCACGCAGGCCGAGGGACTCCCGATCGACGTGCTGATCAACAACGCCGGCATGTTCTCGTTCCTCGACATTCTCCGAACGCCCGAGGAGCGCATCCGGCACATCATCCTGCTGCACGACCTGACCAACACACTGCTCTGCCGGCTCTACGCCTCGGAGATGGCCCGTCGCGGGCACGGCGGATACATTCTCAACATGTCCTCCTATTCGCAATGGATGCCCTGGCCGGGATTGGCCCTCTACAGCGCCTCGAAGGCCTATCTGCGGTCGTTCTCGGTCGCCTTTGCCCGGGAGGTCCGCGAGCAGGGGATCCGCGTTACGGCGGTCTCGCCGGCCGGCGTGGCCACGGATCTCTACGGGCTGACACCCCGCTGGCAGCGGATCGGGCTGCGGATTGGCGTGCTGATCTCGGCCGACCGCTGTGCCCGGGCCGGGCTCCGGGCCCTGTGGCGCGGCCGGCGCTCGATCGTCCCCGACTGGTGGAACCGGCTGTGGATCCCGCTGTGCAAGATGCTGCCGATGTGGGCGCTGCGCCCCGTAAGGCGTTTTACCATGAAATTCCAGAAATAA
- a CDS encoding YtxH domain-containing protein has product MKNTGIAIVSLVGGMIIGSALTMLFTPQSGADLRRKIKNSIDDEIDRVKNKLSEVEEQIEEARCRCEEN; this is encoded by the coding sequence ATGAAAAACACAGGAATTGCCATCGTTTCGCTCGTGGGCGGGATGATCATCGGTTCGGCTCTGACAATGTTGTTCACGCCCCAGTCGGGGGCCGACCTACGCCGCAAGATCAAGAATTCGATCGACGACGAGATCGACCGCGTCAAGAACAAGCTCAGCGAGGTCGAGGAGCAGATCGAAGAGGCACGCTGCCGCTGCGAGGAGAATTAG
- a CDS encoding TIGR04133 family radical SAM/SPASM protein, whose product MRNRRVGLRKRLALNIFADLHDAKVAEHHLDTLFWECTLRCNLACRHCGSDCRVDPGVADMPLEDFLRVLDEEITPHVDPSEVLIIFSGGEVLVREDLERAGQEVTRRGYPWGMVTNGMALTPRRFRSLLDAGLRSVSVSLDGFEREHNYIRQNPLSYERALNAIRLIVREPSLSYDVVTCVTGALIPQLEPFREMLIAEGVEHWRLFSIFPMGRAKEDPTLRMTDAQFRALLEFIRQTRREGRIDASYACEGFLGGYEAEVRDHFYECAAGVTVASIRVDGAISGCTSIRANFHQGDIYRDRFWEVWEQRFEPFRNREWARRGECADCAVFRYCQGGGMHLHDDDGSLLYCHYKRL is encoded by the coding sequence ATGAGAAATCGTCGCGTGGGGCTGCGCAAACGGTTGGCCCTGAATATCTTTGCGGATCTTCACGATGCGAAGGTTGCCGAACACCATCTCGATACGCTTTTTTGGGAGTGTACGCTGCGGTGCAATCTGGCGTGCCGTCATTGCGGCAGCGATTGCCGCGTGGATCCCGGCGTGGCCGATATGCCGCTCGAGGACTTCCTGCGGGTTCTCGACGAGGAGATCACGCCTCATGTCGACCCTTCGGAGGTGCTCATCATCTTTTCGGGCGGCGAGGTCCTCGTGCGCGAGGATCTCGAACGGGCCGGACAGGAGGTGACCCGCCGCGGATACCCTTGGGGAATGGTCACCAACGGCATGGCCCTGACCCCGCGACGCTTCCGCTCGCTGTTGGATGCCGGACTGAGGTCCGTTTCGGTGAGTCTCGACGGTTTTGAGCGCGAGCACAATTACATCCGTCAAAATCCCCTGAGTTACGAACGGGCGTTGAATGCCATCCGACTGATCGTGCGCGAACCCTCGTTGTCGTACGATGTGGTGACCTGTGTGACGGGGGCCTTGATTCCGCAGCTGGAGCCCTTTCGCGAGATGCTTATCGCCGAGGGGGTAGAGCATTGGCGGCTCTTCTCGATTTTTCCGATGGGGCGGGCCAAGGAGGACCCCACGCTGCGGATGACCGATGCACAGTTCCGCGCCCTGCTGGAGTTCATCCGGCAGACGCGTCGCGAAGGGCGTATCGATGCCAGTTACGCCTGCGAGGGCTTTCTGGGAGGCTATGAGGCCGAGGTTCGCGACCACTTCTACGAATGTGCGGCCGGTGTTACGGTGGCATCGATCCGTGTCGACGGCGCCATTTCGGGCTGTACGTCGATCCGGGCCAACTTCCATCAGGGGGACATCTATCGCGACCGCTTCTGGGAGGTTTGGGAGCAGCGTTTCGAACCGTTCCGCAATCGCGAGTGGGCGCGGCGCGGCGAGTGTGCCGACTGTGCGGTGTTCCGCTACTGCCAGGGCGGCGGCATGCACCTGCACGACGACGACGGCTCGTTGCTCTATTGTCACTACAAGAGGCTCTGA
- a CDS encoding NADH:flavin oxidoreductase, producing the protein MESKLFTPFKLGPVTLRNRTIRSAAFESMGKDFGPTQQLKDYHVAVARGGIGMTTLAYAAVCRSGLSFNKQLWLRPEIVPGLRDITDAIHREGAAAAIQIGHCGNMTHWSTAGQMPIGASWGVNLYAYTPVRGMRRSEIEQVAKDFGRAVHTAHDAGFDSVELHAGHGYLISQFLSPYTNHRHDEYGGSLENRMRFMRMCLSEAVEAARACNMAITVKHNMYDGFKGGIQIPESIEIAKVIESFGVDGIVLSGGFVSKAPMAVMRGLIPLYTMSYYSPLWLRYFIRWCGPFMIKQFPFSECYFLEDARKFREALKGTLIYVGGLISREGIERALGSGFELVQMARALVNDPAFVNKLRAGDESTRSECDHRNYCIARMYSVDMKCCKHCPDLPRKIVEELKRLP; encoded by the coding sequence ATGGAATCCAAACTTTTCACCCCCTTCAAGCTCGGGCCCGTCACGTTGCGCAACCGCACGATCCGCTCGGCGGCATTCGAGTCCATGGGCAAGGACTTCGGCCCCACACAGCAGCTCAAGGATTACCACGTGGCCGTGGCCCGCGGCGGAATCGGCATGACGACGCTGGCCTACGCCGCAGTCTGCCGCAGCGGCCTCTCGTTCAACAAACAGCTGTGGCTCCGCCCGGAAATCGTCCCCGGGTTGCGCGACATCACCGACGCCATCCACCGCGAAGGGGCTGCCGCCGCCATCCAGATCGGCCACTGCGGCAACATGACCCACTGGTCGACCGCCGGGCAGATGCCCATCGGAGCCTCGTGGGGCGTGAACCTCTACGCCTACACCCCGGTGCGCGGCATGAGGCGCAGCGAGATCGAACAGGTGGCCAAGGATTTCGGACGCGCCGTCCACACGGCCCACGACGCCGGATTCGACTCGGTGGAGCTCCACGCCGGGCACGGATACCTCATCTCGCAGTTTCTCTCGCCCTATACGAACCACCGCCATGACGAGTATGGCGGTTCGCTAGAAAACCGCATGCGCTTCATGCGGATGTGCCTCTCGGAGGCCGTCGAGGCCGCCCGCGCCTGCAACATGGCCATCACCGTCAAGCACAACATGTACGACGGCTTCAAGGGCGGCATCCAGATCCCCGAAAGCATCGAGATCGCCAAGGTCATCGAGTCGTTCGGCGTCGACGGCATCGTCCTCTCCGGCGGGTTCGTCTCGAAGGCCCCGATGGCCGTCATGCGCGGGCTGATCCCCCTCTACACGATGAGCTACTACTCGCCCCTCTGGCTGCGTTACTTCATCCGCTGGTGCGGTCCCTTCATGATCAAGCAGTTTCCCTTCAGCGAGTGCTACTTCCTGGAGGATGCCCGGAAGTTCCGCGAGGCGCTGAAGGGCACGCTGATCTACGTCGGCGGGCTCATCAGCCGCGAAGGGATCGAGCGGGCCCTCGGGTCGGGGTTCGAACTGGTGCAGATGGCCCGGGCGCTGGTCAACGATCCGGCCTTCGTCAACAAACTCCGCGCAGGAGACGAGTCGACCCGCAGCGAATGCGACCACCGCAACTACTGTATCGCCCGGATGTACTCCGTCGACATGAAGTGCTGCAAACACTGTCCGGATCTTCCGCGCAAGATCGTCGAAGAGCTCAAACGCCTCCCCTGA
- a CDS encoding cold-shock protein, with protein sequence MTGKVKWFDSKKGYGFITTENGKEIFVHFSGIVKEGFKSLNEGQKVEFEIGNGAKGEQAINVTVVE encoded by the coding sequence ATGACAGGCAAAGTAAAATGGTTCGATAGCAAGAAAGGCTACGGATTCATTACGACGGAGAACGGCAAGGAGATCTTCGTGCATTTCTCGGGCATCGTAAAGGAGGGTTTCAAATCCCTGAACGAAGGTCAGAAAGTTGAGTTCGAAATCGGCAACGGCGCCAAGGGCGAACAGGCCATCAACGTAACCGTGGTCGAGTAA
- a CDS encoding MFS transporter, whose amino-acid sequence MNLQLKEGAGFPDRLLYLLAVIAGVSVANLYYNQPLLEMIRQDLGSTTLAANHIALFAQCGYALGLLFLIPLADLYSRRRILLTDFALLIAALLATALAPDMTTLHVSSFVIGVCSVVPQFFIPLAAQYSRPERKNRNVGIVLSGLLTGILASRVVSGAVGEWLGWREMYYIAAVLILLSAVVIFRILPDAQPNFTGSYGALMRSLFTLVRRYPLLRLHSARAALAFGSFLCFWASLAFKMAGEPFHAGSDVVGLLGLCGVAGAVTATFCGKYIARVGIFRFNVIGAVLQLAAWGLFLAGADHYLPIIAGILLLDIGMQCIQLSNQATLFELCPSASNRINTIFMCSYFIGGSLGTLFSGAAWTLYGWPGVVGAGALLTFASLEITLFARR is encoded by the coding sequence ATGAATTTGCAGTTGAAAGAGGGCGCCGGATTCCCCGACCGCCTGCTCTATTTGTTGGCCGTCATTGCGGGAGTCTCCGTGGCCAACCTCTATTATAACCAGCCGCTGCTGGAGATGATCCGTCAGGATCTCGGCTCTACAACGCTCGCGGCCAACCATATTGCCCTCTTTGCGCAGTGCGGTTATGCCCTGGGGCTGTTGTTCCTCATCCCGCTGGCCGACCTCTACAGCCGGCGGCGGATTCTGCTGACCGATTTCGCGCTGTTGATCGCGGCGCTGCTGGCCACGGCCCTGGCTCCCGACATGACGACGCTACACGTCAGTTCGTTTGTCATCGGTGTCTGCTCCGTGGTGCCGCAGTTCTTCATCCCGCTGGCGGCGCAGTATTCGCGTCCGGAGCGGAAGAACCGCAACGTCGGCATCGTCCTCTCGGGACTGTTGACCGGCATCCTTGCGTCGCGTGTCGTGAGCGGGGCGGTGGGCGAGTGGCTCGGCTGGCGCGAGATGTATTACATAGCCGCCGTGCTGATACTCCTCTCGGCGGTTGTCATCTTCCGCATCCTCCCCGATGCGCAGCCCAACTTCACGGGCAGCTACGGAGCGCTGATGCGGTCGCTGTTTACCCTCGTGCGGCGCTATCCGCTGCTGCGCCTCCACTCGGCACGTGCGGCGCTGGCCTTCGGATCGTTTCTGTGTTTCTGGGCATCGCTGGCCTTCAAGATGGCCGGTGAGCCGTTCCATGCCGGGAGCGACGTGGTCGGACTGCTCGGACTGTGCGGCGTAGCGGGCGCCGTGACGGCAACCTTCTGCGGCAAGTACATCGCCCGGGTGGGGATCTTCCGCTTCAATGTGATCGGTGCGGTGCTGCAGCTGGCGGCGTGGGGGCTCTTCCTGGCGGGTGCGGACCATTACCTGCCGATCATCGCGGGTATTCTGCTGCTCGATATCGGAATGCAGTGCATCCAGTTGAGCAACCAGGCGACACTGTTCGAACTCTGCCCGTCGGCATCGAACCGCATCAATACGATCTTCATGTGCAGTTACTTCATCGGCGGATCGCTGGGAACGCTGTTTTCGGGTGCGGCCTGGACGCTGTATGGATGGCCGGGCGTTGTAGGCGCCGGGGCACTGCTGACCTTTGCTTCGCTGGAGATCACCCTTTTTGCGCGACGCTGA